A stretch of DNA from Streptococcus sp. NPS 308:
TCACAGGAAATCTCATTGGTGATGCAGTGAATTAAGGAGCTAGAGCTCAGAGGGAAGGGATTTGTAAATTCCTGCATCAGTCTATCCTTTCACCAAAAAAATATCCTTGTACTTTTTTAAAGAATTCCTGCTTGATTAAAAATCGAAAGGCAAGAAAAGCTATGGCTGTACCGATCAAGGTCGCTCCGAAAAATCGCGGAGTATAGATAAACCAGCTGAGCTTGGCCGCAGATCCCGTAAAGAGAACCATGACAGGATAGGAAACAATGGAACCGATAATCCCTGTTCCCAAAATCTCTCCTAGGGCAGAATAGTGAAATTTTCGACCGTACTTATAAAAGAGACCTGCAAGGAGGGCTCCAAAAGTAGCTCCTGTGAGGGCCAAGGGCGGAATGCCTTGAGTAGACATACGGATAAAGGCTGTGACTGTAGCCATGACCAAGGCATAAACAGGCCCCATCAAGATTCCTGCAAGAATGTTGACTACACTGGACATTGGTGCCATTCCTTCAATTCGAAAGATGGGTGTAAGAACTACGTCAAGGGCAATCATCATGGATAAAATGGTTAATTTGTGAACTTGAAGTCGGTGGTTTCTCATTTTCTATTTCTTCTCTTTTCCTAAGGACTGCAAATCACTCGTCCATGTTTGGTGTTGGTAAGCCATCTCCCAAAACTTGGCTTCCATGTGAACACTGATGTGGAAGGCATCTAACATTTTTTGTTTGTCCATCTCATTGCTTTCTCGATAGAGTTGATTGACCAGCTCTCCCTCCTCTCTGATCTGCTGCTCTAACTCATCGGTGATATAGGTCTCAATCCACTGCTGATAAAGAGGATTCGGGGATGGTTTGCGATTAAGTGCCTTTCCCAAATCATGGTATAACCAAGGACATGGGAGCAAACTAGCAAAAGCAATGCCCAAGTTTGGCTCTGCAAATTGCCGATAAATGTGAGAAATGTAATGATAGCAGGTGGGAGCGATTGGATGTTGCTCCATTTCCTGATCGCTGATTTCCAATTCCTTGAAAAATTGTTGGCGGATAAACAACTCACCCTCCACTAGACTCTGAGCATTTTGTTTCAAGAGTCTTTTCATCTCTTGATTCGAAGTCTTATCAGCCAAGAGGTGATAGATTTCTGAGAAGGCCTTCAGATAGTAGGCATCTTGAATCAGGTAATAGCGGAAAATATCAGGTTCTAAATTTCCCTCTTGTAATTGTAAAATAAAGGGATGATGAAAAGAAGCCTGCCAAGCTTCCTTGGATAATTCCATCGCAATATCTGTAAATTCCATAATAACTCCTTTATAAAAATAGACTGGTTTGAAGCAATAAAAAGAAAAGCAGGTAGATTAATTTTGTTTTTTTAGGAATATAAAAAGTCCGATAGCTATTCTCCACCTGTGCATGTTCATCATATCCATGCGCCGACAGAGCTCTCAGATAAAGATGGCGCCACCTAAAGACTGTCATCAGAACCTTGCTGTAAATCAAGGGAGACCAAACATGCAGTTCTTGACCACGTAATAGGCAAGCTTCTTTGAGGGACTTGATTTCTTTCTGAATAAGGGGAAAGGCATTGAATACCACAATTAAGGCATAAGCCCAAGACCGTGATAACCCCTTTTGAGCTAAGTACAAAAGAAGCTCTTTTAGGGAAATAGAGGAAACAAAGACAAGACCAATACAAACGGTCACAAAGGCCCTCGTTCCAAGCATCACTGCCTGCGAAGCATCTCCGTGTAACTGAACTGCCCAGTAGTTGGCCAAAGATGGCAAAATGGCTAGTAGAATCATCCAAGCCAACATCTTAAATCGACGGTAATAGAGCATAAAGAGGATGCAAAATGCGACTACCGAAAGATTCAGAGCAATCGAAGGAATGAAAGATGTTTCCAAGGATAAAATCAGCAAGAAGAGACTGATAATCGGTGTCTGGGTTGCTACTTTGATCATACTATCTTACCTCCCCTTGAATATTGCTACTCTGAGATATGAGTGGTTTGGTAATTGTCACTTCTTTCACATGACTGAGACCCTGACTAGTCATCTCAATCCAATAATCAACCACAGAGATCAAGGGATCTAAACGATGGCTAATGATCAGAAAACTTCTTCCTTGATTTCTCTCCTCCACAATCCACTGACAAAAATAATGGCAAGCTCTATCATCCAAACCTGCAAAAGGTTCATCTAGCAAGATCACAGAGGCCTTACTAGTCAAGATGGTCAATAGCTGAAGAATCTTTTGCTGGCCACCACTTAATTGATAGGGACTCTTATCAAGCGCCTGCTCCAGATTAAAATATCGTAAAGCTTGGAAAATCCGCTGATTTCTTTCGGAGTCTGGACTATCTAATTGCAATTCCTCTCTCAGACTGACTCGGATAAATTGCTTCTCAGCTTCCTGAACAACACCCGTCAGATCACGATACAAACTCTTTTTCTTTTTCAGGACTGTCCCCTTCCAGATAATGCGCCCCTCATACTTTTGAAATTGAAGAATAGACCGAAAGAGGGTTGATTTCCCAACACCATTATCACCCAAAATACAGGAGATTCCTTGGTAGAATGTAAAATCCGCAATTGAAAAGAGGGGACGCTTATCCAGCTCACAAGTCGTTCTATCCATATGGAACAATTCCGGGCTAGAAGCAACTTCCTTTGAAGCAACCTGTGTCATCTCAGAGGTAGGGATTTGAAACACCTCCCTTAACTGGCCGTCTCTTAGCTCCACCATATGGTCGATATAGGCTTCATAGTCTGATAAATCATGGTCACACAGGATGACTGTCTTCCCATCAAGAGCCAACTCTTTTAGAATTTCCAATATCTCGATTCTGCTCTTGCGGTCAATAGAAGCAAAGGGTTCATCCAAGAGATAGACCCTAGGATTCATAGCAAAGAGAACAGCTAGCGCAGCCTTTTGCTTTTCCCCACCTGATAGGTGATGAATGGGACGGTGCAAGATTGGCTCGCAACGACATTGCCGAACCACCTCTGCTATTTTAGCATCAATCTCTTGAAGGGGATGGCCGATATTCTCCAGGGTAAAAATCAGCTCCTCAAACAAGTTCTCCATGGTAAATTGATGATTGGGATTTTGAAAGAGAATGCCAACCGTCTGGACACGTTCGATGATAGAAAGCTGACTGACCTCACTCCCATTTATCAGGACTTGACCGCTATAGGGAAGAGAACTGACTTGGGCAATCATTTGAAAGAGACTGGATTTTCCTGAACCACTGCTCCCAACTAACAAGGTGAAGGCTTCCGCATGAAAAGTAAAATCAAGAGGCTCAGAGAAGATTGGGGACTGAATCGCTCGTAGTTCCAGCCCCATCTATGCCTTGCCCCCAGCTGCAAACTGATGATAAAGTTTGACAATGGCACGAACCAAGATGGTACAGAAGAAAAAGACAGAAATAAAGCGCACCACAAGCAAGGAAAGGACAAAAGGAAGGGAGAAGGCGTAGTAACCTAACTTAATGTATTCATAGACAAAACTAACAAGCGTAATCCCAATACTATTAGCAGTTAGAGAGAGCCAACTTTCATAGCGATTCTTGGTTACGATAAAACCAAGTTCACTTCCCAAACCTTGAACCAAGCCAGACAAAAGGGCACCTAGACCGAATTGACTACCATAAAGGACTTCAGCAAGTGCAGCAAGCACTTCTCCAATCGTTGCGCTTCCCACTCTTGGAACAAAGATGGCAGCAATGGGCGCAGCCATACACCAGAGACCAAAGAGGATTTCATTGGCAAAGACCTGTAAACCAAGAGGGGCTAAAATCAGAGTGAGGATATCAAACAGATAGCCTGAACCCACAAAAACGCCACCAAAAAAGATAGACAAGAAAGCAAGCAAGATAACATCTTTTAACTGCCATTTTTTCAACATAAAAAAACTCCTTTTTTAAAGAAAAGTGGGGCATTCAAGGAGAGCTGCCAAAAGGCTTGCGGTCAAGCCTATCCTCTTTTGATAAACAAAAAAACTCCAATTACAATCAAGAATTAGAGTTTAGCTTACAAGATTAGACAGTTTCTTTCGACATACGAAAAAAACCTTTTCACATTTCCCTTCGCCAGTCTTAACTGTATCAGGTTCAATGGGTATCATCTCAGCCTAAAGCACCCCAAATGTCTTTATTATTTTATTACTGGACCAGTATAACAGAATTTGAAAGCCCTAGCAAGATATTTGACCGGAAAATATATTTATATAGTTTGTTTGTTCATTCTTTTAATTTGCATAAAAGTATTGAATCTGTCCTATAATTCATAACCGATATCAAAAAAGGCTAATTCTAAAGCAACTGCTTGATTCCAGCGTTGCTGAAGTTCTGTCAAATCTTCTCGATTTTTCCCGACACGATTGAGTTCGTCAACCAGAAATTGAACCCACTCTGTAAAGAAAGGACCTCTGTGGAGATTGACCCATTCTAAATGAATATAGGCTTCAGGTAGAGCCAAATCTTTAGAACCCCAGTCTAAATAGAGACCTTCTGCAATGACTAGCATGACCAAAAGATGGGCATAGTCTGATGAAGCCACAGCAGAATACATTAGCTCCTGAAACGCTTTTGTTACAGGGTGCAAGGTCACTTCTAGATAGTCACTCTCTGCTACCTTTAACTCTTTAAAAGCCTTTTGGAAATAACCATCTTCATCTGCTTCAAGAAAGCCTAGTTGCTTGGCAAAACGAAGTTTGGATTCAAGCTGGTCTGCGTGAGCTACACAGGCACCCAGCATGGATAAGAAAGCATCAAAGAAATGATAATCTTGAATCAGGTAGTCTTTTAAGACCTTATTCTCAATTGTCCCCGCAAAAAGTTCCTTGACAAAACGATGATTAATTGCAGCCTGCCAATCCTTCTGATTGCTTTTTAATAATTCTCCAACGGTCAAACCCGGCTGAAATGCATAGTCTTGTGTTTCCATATTTATTTTTCCTTTCTTTACTCCTTAGTAATCAATAAAATATCAAGAGATACCAAGCAAAATCGTAATTCTACTTGATACTTTTAAAGAACATCGAGGGCATTTGCAGAGCTACCTAAAAAAGCCTATCCTCTTTTGATAAACAAAAAAACTCCAATTACAAACGAGAATTAGAGTTTACCTTACAAGATTAGACAGTTCTTTTCGACATAGGAAAAAAACCTTTTCACATTTCCCTTCGCCAGTCTTAACTGTATCAGGTTCAATGGGTATCATCTCAGCCTAAAGCACCCCAAATGTTTTTATTATTTTATTACTGGACCAGTATAACAGAAATTGAAAGCCCTAGCAAGATATTTGACTGAAAAATATATTTATATAGTTTCTGATAACGATATAATCTTTCTATACACGAAGAAAAACCTCCACATCAGGTGGAGGCCGTCTTCATTATCAATACAATTTTAAGTCACGAGGGTCGACTGGGAAGGTTGGGTTGTATGGGTTGTGACGGAGTTTGAAGTGTTTGACATCCTCAATAGTCTGAGTTCCAGATAATTGCATGACTGTCTTCAATTCTGCATTCAAGTGCTCAAAGACTTGACGCACACCAACACTGCCTCCAAGAGCCAAACCATAGATCACAGGGCGACCAATAGCTACCAAGTCTGCTCCTGAAGCCAGGGCTTTAAAGACGTGTTGACCGCGACGAACACCAGAGTCAAAGACAATTGGTACACGTTTATCAACTGCTTCAGCCACTTCTTGAAGCGAGTCAAAGGATGCTGGTCCACCGTCGATTTGGCGGCCACCGTGGTTGGTTACCCAGATACCAGAAGCACCTGCGGCAAGAGAGCGTTCAACGTCCTCACGACACTGTGGCCCTTTCACATAGACAGGAAGACCTGAGTAAGCAGCGATAAATTCTACATCACGTGGAGACAAGCGTTGTTTAGCTGATTTGTAAACAAAGTCCATTGATTTACCAGCACCTTCTGGCAGGTATTCCTCAACAATTGGCATACCAACGGGGAAGACAAAACCATTGCGCTTGTCGACCTCACGATTGCCCCCTACAGTTGCATCTGCCGTCAAGACAATCGCTTTGTAGCCTTCAGCCTTCACACGGTCCATGATGTGGCGGTTGATCCCATCATCTTTACTAAAGTAAAATTGGAACCAGTGAGGTGTCCCTTGAAGAGCTTCCGTAATTTCTGGAAGGTCAACGGTAGAGTAGGAGCTGGTTGTATAGAGGGAACCAAACTCATGCACACCACGCGCAGTCGCCACTTCACCCTGTTCATTTGCCAATTTATGAGCCGCAACAGGCGCCATAATGATTGGTGAAGATAATTTTTCACCAGCAAATTCAATCTCTGTACTTGGATTTTCAACATCACAAAGCGTATGTGGAACGATGAGTTTGTGGTTAAAGGCACGGATGTTCTCGCGTAAAGTGAAAGTATCCTCTGCTCCACTAGCGATATAACCAAAGGCAGCTTTAGGAATGACTTGTTGCGCCATTGCCTCCAAATCAAAAACGTTAATAAAATCTACAGGTCCTTCTGCATTACTTGTTTTATATGACATAAAATGTCCTCCTTGTTAAGTAAGCGTTTGCTTTTTATCTTACTTAAACATCTTAACTCTTTTTCATACTGTTTTCAAAAAATTTGTCTGGGAATTTCAAACTGATTACTTGGACCTTTCAAAAAAATCAGGTAATCCTTGTGACTACCTGATTTTCTATGTTTTAAGCATTTTGCCAATTTTCTTGGTCTTCTTTAAAGCGTTTTAAGAGAGCCAATCCCTCTGGTGTGATGTAACCTTCTTCTTGGGCTAGGTGAATGAGCTCGCTATAGTTAGATAGTGTCACCAATTTGACTCCAGCATCCGCAAAATTCTTATCGGCTTTTGGTAGTTGATAACTAAAAATCGCTACGACACCAATAACGTCTGCCCCTTCACGTTTAGCAGCTGCCACGGCTTCTAGTACAGAACCACCAGTTGAAATCAAATCTTCGACAACGACCATCTTTTGACCTTGGGCTACACGGCCTTCGATTTGGTTGCCTGCTCCGTGGTCTTTTGGTTTGCTACGGATATAGGCAAAGGGCAGATTCATCTTATCAGCAATGATGGCTCCGTGAGGAATCCCTGCTGTCGCTGTTCCTGCAATCACTTCTACCTCTGGAAAGGCTGCCTTGATAGCATCTACAAAACCATTTTCAATCAAGGTTCTAGTTTCTGGGTAAGCCAGAGTCACGCGGTTATCTGTATAGATAGGTGACTTGATACCCGATGCCCAAGTAAAAGGCTCTTCTGGTTTAAGGTAAACTGCCTGAATTTTCAATAGGTGGCTAGCAATGTCTTTAGCAAGTGTCATGGTTTTCTCCTTCTTATCCTTACATCTCTTAGCGAAT
This window harbors:
- a CDS encoding energy-coupling factor transporter transmembrane component T, with protein sequence MIKVATQTPIISLFLLILSLETSFIPSIALNLSVVAFCILFMLYYRRFKMLAWMILLAILPSLANYWAVQLHGDASQAVMLGTRAFVTVCIGLVFVSSISLKELLLYLAQKGLSRSWAYALIVVFNAFPLIQKEIKSLKEACLLRGQELHVWSPLIYSKVLMTVFRWRHLYLRALSAHGYDEHAQVENSYRTFYIPKKTKLIYLLFFLLLQTSLFL
- a CDS encoding TenA family protein, translated to METQDYAFQPGLTVGELLKSNQKDWQAAINHRFVKELFAGTIENKVLKDYLIQDYHFFDAFLSMLGACVAHADQLESKLRFAKQLGFLEADEDGYFQKAFKELKVAESDYLEVTLHPVTKAFQELMYSAVASSDYAHLLVMLVIAEGLYLDWGSKDLALPEAYIHLEWVNLHRGPFFTEWVQFLVDELNRVGKNREDLTELQQRWNQAVALELAFFDIGYEL
- the tenA gene encoding thiaminase II, whose protein sequence is MEFTDIAMELSKEAWQASFHHPFILQLQEGNLEPDIFRYYLIQDAYYLKAFSEIYHLLADKTSNQEMKRLLKQNAQSLVEGELFIRQQFFKELEISDQEMEQHPIAPTCYHYISHIYRQFAEPNLGIAFASLLPCPWLYHDLGKALNRKPSPNPLYQQWIETYITDELEQQIREEGELVNQLYRESNEMDKQKMLDAFHISVHMEAKFWEMAYQHQTWTSDLQSLGKEKK
- the thiW gene encoding energy coupling factor transporter S component ThiW → MRNHRLQVHKLTILSMMIALDVVLTPIFRIEGMAPMSSVVNILAGILMGPVYALVMATVTAFIRMSTQGIPPLALTGATFGALLAGLFYKYGRKFHYSALGEILGTGIIGSIVSYPVMVLFTGSAAKLSWFIYTPRFFGATLIGTAIAFLAFRFLIKQEFFKKVQGYFFGERID
- a CDS encoding ECF transporter S component; the encoded protein is MLKKWQLKDVILLAFLSIFFGGVFVGSGYLFDILTLILAPLGLQVFANEILFGLWCMAAPIAAIFVPRVGSATIGEVLAALAEVLYGSQFGLGALLSGLVQGLGSELGFIVTKNRYESWLSLTANSIGITLVSFVYEYIKLGYYAFSLPFVLSLLVVRFISVFFFCTILVRAIVKLYHQFAAGGKA
- the lctO gene encoding L-lactate oxidase, encoding MSYKTSNAEGPVDFINVFDLEAMAQQVIPKAAFGYIASGAEDTFTLRENIRAFNHKLIVPHTLCDVENPSTEIEFAGEKLSSPIIMAPVAAHKLANEQGEVATARGVHEFGSLYTTSSYSTVDLPEITEALQGTPHWFQFYFSKDDGINRHIMDRVKAEGYKAIVLTADATVGGNREVDKRNGFVFPVGMPIVEEYLPEGAGKSMDFVYKSAKQRLSPRDVEFIAAYSGLPVYVKGPQCREDVERSLAAGASGIWVTNHGGRQIDGGPASFDSLQEVAEAVDKRVPIVFDSGVRRGQHVFKALASGADLVAIGRPVIYGLALGGSVGVRQVFEHLNAELKTVMQLSGTQTIEDVKHFKLRHNPYNPTFPVDPRDLKLY
- a CDS encoding ATP-binding cassette domain-containing protein translates to MGLELRAIQSPIFSEPLDFTFHAEAFTLLVGSSGSGKSSLFQMIAQVSSLPYSGQVLINGSEVSQLSIIERVQTVGILFQNPNHQFTMENLFEELIFTLENIGHPLQEIDAKIAEVVRQCRCEPILHRPIHHLSGGEKQKAALAVLFAMNPRVYLLDEPFASIDRKSRIEILEILKELALDGKTVILCDHDLSDYEAYIDHMVELRDGQLREVFQIPTSEMTQVASKEVASSPELFHMDRTTCELDKRPLFSIADFTFYQGISCILGDNGVGKSTLFRSILQFQKYEGRIIWKGTVLKKKKSLYRDLTGVVQEAEKQFIRVSLREELQLDSPDSERNQRIFQALRYFNLEQALDKSPYQLSGGQQKILQLLTILTSKASVILLDEPFAGLDDRACHYFCQWIVEERNQGRSFLIISHRLDPLISVVDYWIEMTSQGLSHVKEVTITKPLISQSSNIQGEVR
- the pyrE gene encoding orotate phosphoribosyltransferase, producing the protein MTLAKDIASHLLKIQAVYLKPEEPFTWASGIKSPIYTDNRVTLAYPETRTLIENGFVDAIKAAFPEVEVIAGTATAGIPHGAIIADKMNLPFAYIRSKPKDHGAGNQIEGRVAQGQKMVVVEDLISTGGSVLEAVAAAKREGADVIGVVAIFSYQLPKADKNFADAGVKLVTLSNYSELIHLAQEEGYITPEGLALLKRFKEDQENWQNA